The DNA sequence TTTTAGTTGCAACAACTCTGACTTCCAGTGTAGTCACTTTGCTTTAATTTCACTGTCCAAAGGGTCATCCCACAATAATCCTTTCAACCACAGTTCTTGGAAGAGGATTTTGGCTCTGACAGTGAAAGGAGATATCAACCCTAAGGGGTCAAACATTTTCGATGCTAGACTAAGCAGGCTTCTCTTTGTCATTGGATCCGGAGATAAGACAATTCCACCCGGTGCAAGAAATCGGAAGTGATTAGAGGTCAAATCCCATGGGACTCCAAGCGCTTTAAGGGGTTCACTCGACTCAAACTCCCCCAGTGACGATGAGGCTCTTTTGGCTGGGGCAATAGTATCCATTACGAGCTGTGAGTTACTCGTCCACTTTGTCAAGTTAAAAGCCGCTTTCGACATGATCTCTGACATGTCTCGTTGAAGTTTCACAGTCGAGTCCACCGTATCGGCTCCTGTTAGGACGTCATCCACATACATGTTTTGTAGAATTTCTTGGACTGCATTTGGGAACAGTTCTGCGcatttttttgcatgagcatggaCCGTCGAAATAGCAAGGAACGGACTTGAGTTCACACCAAATGTCAGTCTTTGCATTCTATAAACTTTGGGTGTTTCGTCAAACTGTAAGTCTCTCCACAGGTACCGGTGAACGTCTCGATCCTCTGGCGCTAGCTTGACCTGAAGAAACATCTTTTCAATATCTGCTATGAGACCAATTCTGTTTGCTCGAAATCGAGTGAGTACAGATGCAAGGTTGGGCTGTAAAGCAGGACCGGGAAGGACACAATCGTTGAGAGAAACACCATCTCCTTCTCGCGCGGAAGCATCAAACACGATTCTGTACCTAGTCGTCGTTTTGTCATCACGGAACACAGCATGATGCGGCAAGTAGCGTACAGTTCCATCTTCATCATTCTCGTTAGGCACTACCTCTGCAAATCCTTTCTCTACATATTCATTGATTGCATAATTGTAAGCTTTAGCTTTCACAGGGTCATGTCTTAACCTTCTTTCGATGCTTTCCAGACGTCTAACAGCTTGCATGTAGTTACTTTCCAGTTTAGGAGGGTCACGTTTCCACGGTAGTCGTACTTCGTAGTTCTTTCCGTCAAATTTCAATCCTCTATGGAAGTCAGCAACAGCAACTTCCTCCTCCCAGGAAATAACAGTGTTTTCAGTCTCAGCGATGCCAGTAGATTCCAGTTCGCAGAATCTTTTCAAGCTTTTAGTGAGTCCACTGTTTTTTACAACGGTAAGCATGGATGTGGTATACCTTGAGTAGAGGTTTACCTGTCCGGTAAGAATCCACCCGAGATGagattcaacagcaacaagtGACTCAGATGAACTACCTTTCTTGTACAACCCAGTTACGAACGAGTAGTAAAAGTCTGCACCAATAAGGACGTCTACTTGGACGGAATCGCGAGGGTAGGAATCTGCGAGAGTTAGACCTTGAAGATGAGAGTTCTTACGAAAGTCTAACTGCACTGGCCCGAGGGGGTTACAAATCTTGGAAAAAGCAAGGGCCTCCATCTCCACCTTGGAATCTCCTTTCATTGGCGAAAGTGCAAATTTAACTCTCTGCAATCTCTTGGTTTCACTAGTTGTTCCACCGAGCATTGTAACACTTAATAACTCTGAGGGACCTTGCAAGCCAAGGGACTCTGCAATGTTCTTGCGCACATATGAACGTTGACTCCCAGAGTCTAGCAAAACACGGACTGTCATTTCTTGACCATTGACAGTTAACCTCGCCAACGCTGTCTGTAGCAGTGTTTCCTTCAAGGGCAATGCAGGTTTAGCTGAAGCTAACCCACTTAAACTGATGTTGGAAGGCTGTTGGGGTATAGCCACTAACTGCTGACCATGTAACAATTTGTGATGACGGCGGCCACAGTTTGCCACAGAACACTTAGGCTGGCGACAAATCTTGGAAAAGTGCTTGTGGTTGCTGGGCTTTAAACGATTGAAACACAGTTTATTCTCTTGAACTAGCTTCCACCTGTCATCTAGTGACTTGTCATTGAAAACTGGGCAATTTGGCGACTCGTGACCTGCCTTACAGAAATTGCAGCTTGGGCCAGTTAGCTCGAGTGCCTCACCAAGTAATGCAGAGGCTGTATACGCTCCATCCTCACCACCCATTCGAGGAAATGAAGGCTTTCTCCTGTTATCTCTACCCTTATCAGAACTGCGATTGCTCTGGGTATTGTTCACATTACAACCTCTCTCCCCCGCTTCTTTGGATACAACTTGGCGgttcagaaatttgaaaaacaactcaatatcTATTTTATTCTCTTGAGTGTCTGCAAGCTCTAACTCCCATTTTTCTAGTAACTGAGGTGGCAACTTGGTCTCAAAGATGGGTAACAAAATACAACCATGACTCGTTGGATCTTCACCAAGCGCTTCTAAGGCTCTGGTTCTATTCATAAATGTGTCATAAAGATCTCTAAGGGCGGATGCGCTGACCGCCGACTTAGCATCCATCTGGATGACAGATTTCACAAGGGATGAGATTATCATACGTTTTCTTCCATACCTGTGTTGGAGGTAATGGACCGCTGCTTGATAATTTGCTCCAGTTACTTCAAATCCTTCTATTGTTTGCAGAGCATTACCAGTAAGCACTGAGCGTAGGTAAGTAAACTTCTGTACCTTGGGTAAGTCATCATTGTTATGAACTGCAGCTTCAAACTGGTCCCAGAAGTTTGGAATTTCAACACATCCCCATTAAACTTTGGTAGTTCAATCCTGGGCAATTTAAGACTTGAAGATTGACGACTGTCAGTATGTGTATTTTCTTTTGAAGACTGATGATCTTCCACTTTGCAATCCTTTTGGAGGTATTCATGAGCAACATCAATAGCTCTATCCACCACACGTAAGAGATCTCCCCATCTGCGAAGTTCTCCTTCTATCATATCCTCCGCGATCAGCGCCACTATTTCATTTCTCAGCTGAAGATATTTCTCTCTATGCACGATAAGTCTTTCAATTCTCAGCTTTACTTTCACTTTCTTACTTGTACTTTGACTAAGCTCCGAAATTTCCCGAATCAACCCTTCCATATCTATTTGCAAGGCTTTGGCTTTGCGTCTGATGGAGTTAATCTCTTGAATTTCTACTTCACTCGAAAACTCAGCTGACTCAGCAAGATTCATTTCTTCCTTCGACTCTGGTTTGACAACATTTGACTTTGAATCGTATACCAACCTTTCAATCAATTTTTCCAGTAGTTGGTAATCCTTTTTCTTGAAGCAGCTTTCGCAGCTGATCGACTGTAAGTTGCGATAAATCATCATTTTCGGTCTTTGGACTGGCAGCCATCTTATCGCCCACGTGGTGATGACCTTGCGAAGAATTACAAATTTACTGTTCAAATGTCACCTGGCCGGCTGTGAAGGATCATGTTAAGGAAGCGATGGAATACAAACTTGAACGCTTGAACACAACTTTAATCCGCTCGATTTACAATACACCGATTTACAACAGGTTGATGTACTGCCCGGGAACCCGACTTACAACAAATCTACGAGCGACTAGCAAGGAAGTCACGTGACGTGTTATCTACATAATTTATTC is a window from the Porites lutea chromosome 10, jaPorLute2.1, whole genome shotgun sequence genome containing:
- the LOC140949709 gene encoding uncharacterized protein, with product MMIYRNLQSISCESCFKKKDYQLLEKLIERLVYDSKSNVVKPESKEEMNLAESAEFSSEVEIQEINSIRRKAKALQIDMEGLIREISELSQSTSKKVKVKLRIERLIVHREKYLQLRNEIVALIAEDMIEGELRRWGDLLRVVDRAIDVAHEYLQKDCKVEDHQSSKENTHTDSRQSSSLKLPRIELPKFNGDVLKFQTSGTSLKLQFITMMTYPRYGRKRMIISSLVKSVIQMDAKSAVSASALRDLYDTFMNRTRALEALGEDPTSHGCILLPIFETKLPPQLLEKWELELADTQENKIDIELFFKFLNRQVVSKEAGERGCNVNNTQSNRSSDKGRDNRRKPSFPRMGGEDGAYTASALLGEALELTGPSCNFCKAGHESPNCPVFNDKSLDDRWKLVQENKLCFNRLKPSNHKHFSKICRQPKCSVANCGRRHHKLLHGQQLVAIPQQPSNISLSGLASAKPALPLKETLLQTALARLTVNGQEMTVRVLLDSGSQRSYVRKNIAESLGLQGPSELLSVTMLGGTTSETKRLQRVKFALSPMKGDSKVEMEALAFSKICNPLGPVQLDFRKNSHLQGLTLADSYPRDSVQVDVLIGADFYYSFVTGLYKKGSSSESLVAVESHLGWILTGQVNLYSRYTTSMLTVVKNSGLTKSLKRFCELESTGIAETENTVISWEEEVAVADFHRGLKFDGKNYEVRLPWKRDPPKLESNYMQAVRRLESIERRLRHDPVKAKAYNYAINEYVEKGFAEVVPNENDEDGTVRYLPHHAVFRDDKTTTRYRIVFDASAREGDGVSLNDCVLPGPALQPNLASVLTRFRANRIGLIADIEKMFLQVKLAPEDRDVHRYLWRDLQFDETPKVYRMQRLTFGVNSSPFLAISTVHAHAKKCAELFPNAVQEILQNMYVDDVLTGADTVDSTVKLQRDMSEIMSKAAFNLTKWTSNSQLVMDTIAPAKRASSSLGEFESSEPLKALGVPWDLTSNHFRFLAPGGIVLSPDPMTKRSLLSLASKMFDPLGLISPFTVRAKILFQELWLKGLLWDDPLDSVAIPRCFGNGITQESKIELHGFGDASPKAYGAAVYIRIADKQGHISSQLVISKSRVAPIKKVSLPRLELLAAVVNARLLKFVVDTLPMEVSSVVCWTDSMVALHWVKGQSSRWKPFVANRVAEIQSTLDPECWRYCACKENPADLLTRGLSCDDMIANTVW